From Limisphaera ngatamarikiensis, one genomic window encodes:
- a CDS encoding O-antigen ligase family protein — protein sequence MTPLALLFLLAAVMAIWTLPRQWAPVPLLAAACYMTLGQGIEVAGLNFPVIRLVLLAGVVRVLIRGERPAGGWIGMDKLFLAWAAWAILVSFFHKQPGATLQFHLGMVYNALCVYFLLRCFCQDEEDVYRLVRVSAWILVPVALEMLHEQVRGQNLFAVFGAVPDEPAVRNGRIRSQGPFAHAILAGTVGAVCIPMLVGLWRRYPITAKVGLAACGLMVLASASSGPLLSVLFSLAALGLWRWRYWTRQMRIAAVLGYILLDLVMKAPAYYLIARIDLTGGSSSYHRAALIQAAIEHFSEWWRTGTDYTRHWLPYGVPWSEDHVDITNHYLGQGVKGGLPLMLLFISLLWCGFRYVGQAMQNLRGRDPGREFFAWAVGAGLFAHAASCVSVAYFDQSILFLYLTLALTAALKVNWGWAPASASRAERAASYDLPAVTPTEPALPGAGASGWVPASSGPHEKPGI from the coding sequence ATGACGCCACTGGCCTTGTTGTTTTTGCTGGCTGCGGTGATGGCCATCTGGACCCTGCCCCGCCAGTGGGCTCCGGTCCCCCTCCTGGCCGCAGCCTGCTACATGACGCTCGGACAGGGCATCGAGGTGGCCGGACTGAATTTCCCTGTCATCCGACTGGTATTACTGGCCGGAGTGGTGCGCGTCTTGATACGCGGGGAGCGACCTGCCGGGGGGTGGATCGGCATGGACAAGCTGTTCCTCGCCTGGGCGGCGTGGGCAATTCTCGTGAGCTTCTTTCACAAACAACCCGGGGCCACCCTTCAGTTCCACCTGGGAATGGTCTACAACGCCCTTTGCGTGTACTTCCTGTTGCGATGCTTTTGTCAGGATGAGGAGGACGTCTATCGCCTTGTTCGGGTCAGCGCATGGATCCTTGTCCCAGTCGCCCTGGAAATGCTCCATGAACAGGTGCGCGGACAGAATTTGTTCGCCGTGTTCGGGGCGGTGCCGGATGAGCCCGCAGTGCGGAACGGCAGGATCCGTTCTCAGGGGCCCTTCGCACATGCCATCCTGGCCGGAACCGTCGGAGCGGTTTGCATTCCCATGCTGGTGGGGCTCTGGCGCAGGTATCCCATCACCGCGAAGGTGGGCTTGGCGGCGTGCGGCCTGATGGTGTTGGCGTCAGCCTCCAGCGGGCCGCTGCTCAGCGTGCTCTTCAGCCTTGCTGCCCTGGGATTATGGCGCTGGCGTTATTGGACCCGCCAGATGAGGATCGCAGCAGTGCTTGGTTACATCCTTCTGGACCTTGTGATGAAGGCGCCCGCCTACTACCTGATCGCGAGAATCGATCTCACGGGCGGCAGTTCCTCGTACCACCGCGCAGCGCTGATCCAGGCCGCAATCGAACATTTCTCCGAATGGTGGCGCACGGGCACCGATTACACACGCCACTGGCTCCCCTACGGCGTCCCGTGGAGCGAGGACCACGTGGACATCACCAATCACTACTTGGGTCAGGGGGTCAAAGGCGGGCTGCCGTTGATGCTGCTGTTCATCAGCCTGCTCTGGTGCGGGTTCCGTTACGTCGGGCAGGCAATGCAAAACCTCCGCGGTCGGGATCCCGGGCGGGAATTCTTCGCCTGGGCGGTGGGAGCCGGTTTGTTCGCCCATGCGGCCAGCTGTGTCTCGGTTGCGTACTTCGACCAGTCCATCCTGTTCCTTTATTTGACACTGGCCCTCACCGCTGCCCTCAAGGTGAACTGGGGATGGGCACCTGCCAGTGCATCCCGGGCCGAAAGGGCGGCCTCCTACGACCTTCCAGCCGTGACGCCCACCGAACCTGCGCTACCGGGAGCAGGGGCCTCGGGATGGGTTCCGGCTTCATCGGGCCCACATGAAAAGCCCGGCATCTGA
- a CDS encoding polysaccharide deacetylase family protein, producing the protein MLRRFAKLTISLGLGLVDRLQPRRAGRGVVLYYHAVPGRHRHRFARQMDQLRKRVQPWALDQEPPRAAHWVGISFDDAYVSVLENAVPALLERGLPFTVFVPTGSLGDRPRWIRSPAHPLWNEQVMSKADLRKLVRLPGVTIGSHTVNHPRLTRLTPGELESELRGSKAALEDLVERSVELLSFPHGDWNEAVVEAARAAGYKRLFGIQPACLDGGPLPPVVGRVAVEPDEFLLELLLKLRGCYRWLARGSEFQTKGQGE; encoded by the coding sequence ATGCTCCGGCGGTTCGCCAAACTGACGATCAGTCTCGGGCTGGGCTTGGTCGACCGGCTGCAACCGCGGAGAGCTGGTCGGGGCGTGGTGCTCTACTACCACGCCGTACCCGGCCGGCACCGGCACCGCTTTGCCCGCCAGATGGACCAGCTCCGCAAGCGGGTACAACCCTGGGCTCTGGATCAGGAGCCGCCCCGCGCCGCCCATTGGGTGGGCATCAGTTTCGATGACGCGTATGTATCCGTTTTGGAAAACGCGGTGCCGGCCCTCCTGGAACGGGGCCTTCCCTTTACGGTGTTCGTGCCGACCGGCAGCCTGGGGGATCGACCGCGGTGGATCCGGTCCCCTGCACACCCGCTCTGGAACGAGCAGGTAATGTCCAAAGCGGACCTGCGCAAACTGGTTCGCTTACCCGGCGTGACCATCGGCTCGCACACGGTCAATCATCCGCGGCTGACCCGGCTGACACCCGGAGAGTTGGAATCGGAGTTGCGGGGCTCGAAAGCAGCCCTGGAAGACCTCGTCGAACGTTCGGTTGAGTTGCTCAGCTTTCCCCATGGCGACTGGAACGAAGCGGTGGTGGAGGCAGCCCGGGCGGCGGGGTACAAGCGCTTGTTTGGTATCCAGCCGGCATGCCTGGATGGCGGCCCGTTGCCGCCCGTGGTGGGCCGGGTGGCGGTCGAGCCCGATGAGTTCCTCCTGGAGCTCCTTCTTAAACTCCGGGGTTGCTACCGCTGGTTGGCCCGGGGATCGGAGTTCCAGACCAAGGGGCAAGGCGAATGA
- a CDS encoding CatB-related O-acetyltransferase, whose product MLRRNHPVDFVSQHPLFYRRDPGWIPEDVLPDPEKNPLVIGHDVWIGARVIILPGCRSIGNGAIIGAGAVVTRDVPPFTVVAGVPARLVRKRFAPEVEAVVAASEWWWEPWERIVQHLDLFTGPLEGERLERFRKAFPARTRHEERAATVHPPGAG is encoded by the coding sequence GTGCTTCGTAGAAATCATCCGGTGGACTTTGTGTCCCAGCATCCCCTGTTTTATCGACGGGATCCGGGGTGGATCCCGGAGGATGTATTGCCGGATCCGGAGAAGAACCCTCTGGTGATCGGCCATGATGTTTGGATCGGTGCGAGGGTAATCATACTGCCCGGATGCAGGTCCATTGGCAACGGCGCAATCATCGGCGCCGGTGCCGTGGTCACGCGCGACGTCCCTCCGTTCACGGTTGTGGCCGGAGTTCCGGCCAGGCTCGTGCGCAAACGTTTTGCACCGGAGGTGGAGGCCGTTGTCGCCGCTTCGGAGTGGTGGTGGGAACCGTGGGAGAGAATTGTGCAGCATCTGGACCTTTTCACCGGGCCGTTGGAAGGCGAACGTTTGGAACGTTTCCGAAAGGCCTTTCCCGCGCGGACCAGACATGAGGAGCGGGCGGCGACGGTGCATCCTCCTGGCGCAGGCTGA
- a CDS encoding lipid II:glycine glycyltransferase FemX: protein MSVPALSKHVSSRTGLHSSFQRLEPKVWSPLLAEFADGNFYQTWAYGAVSWGRNNLLHLVIRNGQQSRAIAQVRTIRLGRFWGVAYVRWGPCVQRRGEAWDAVAFREALATLAAEFVQRRRWVLRVIPNVFWEDPAAGEAAHVFQDLHFNAVGVKAVYRTARVDLTPPLEVVRKRLDGKWRNQLNAAQRNALQVVEGDATDLFDRFIQLYDSMMERKRFETTVDVRQFARMQEQLLPTEKMRIALATRGDELHAGVVVTGVGETGIYLLGATGEAGLKSKASYLLQWRMIEFLKAQGCHFYDLGGINPEGNPGVYHFKSGMGGQEVRQLGRYELAASEARRRLLHWAESLQRLLRRWRKR, encoded by the coding sequence ATGAGTGTTCCTGCACTGAGTAAACACGTGTCGAGTCGCACCGGGTTGCACTCCTCATTCCAGCGGCTCGAGCCGAAGGTCTGGAGCCCGTTGCTTGCGGAATTCGCAGACGGCAATTTTTATCAGACCTGGGCTTACGGCGCCGTTTCCTGGGGCCGGAACAACCTCCTCCACCTCGTCATTCGGAACGGACAGCAATCCCGGGCCATTGCCCAGGTGCGCACCATACGGCTGGGCCGGTTTTGGGGCGTTGCCTACGTGCGTTGGGGCCCCTGTGTGCAACGGCGGGGGGAGGCTTGGGACGCCGTGGCATTTCGGGAAGCACTGGCGACACTGGCAGCCGAATTCGTTCAGCGCCGTCGCTGGGTATTACGAGTGATCCCCAATGTCTTTTGGGAGGACCCGGCGGCCGGGGAAGCTGCGCACGTCTTTCAAGATCTCCACTTCAATGCGGTTGGTGTGAAGGCCGTATATCGCACCGCCCGTGTGGACCTGACACCTCCCCTGGAGGTGGTTCGGAAGCGCCTGGACGGCAAATGGCGCAATCAGCTCAACGCTGCCCAGCGCAACGCACTCCAGGTGGTGGAGGGAGATGCCACGGACCTCTTCGACCGTTTCATCCAACTTTACGACTCCATGATGGAGCGGAAGAGGTTTGAAACGACGGTGGATGTCCGGCAGTTCGCCCGCATGCAGGAGCAGTTGCTTCCCACCGAAAAGATGAGGATTGCCCTCGCCACGCGCGGGGACGAATTGCATGCCGGCGTGGTCGTGACCGGCGTGGGTGAAACCGGCATCTACCTCCTGGGCGCCACGGGGGAAGCCGGCCTCAAAAGCAAGGCATCCTACCTCCTCCAGTGGAGGATGATCGAGTTCCTGAAGGCACAGGGATGCCACTTTTATGACCTTGGAGGGATTAACCCGGAGGGAAACCCGGGCGTGTATCACTTCAAATCCGGTATGGGAGGTCAGGAGGTGCGCCAGTTGGGTCGGTATGAACTCGCAGCCTCTGAGGCCCGGCGCAGGCTCTTGCATTGGGCAGAATCGCTCCAGCGCCTCCTCCGACGTTGGCGCAAGCGATGA
- a CDS encoding GNAT family N-acetyltransferase, translating into MCSEFEASPFGQAEWDAAVERLGGSVYMTWDWLRTWWAFYGRGCTLRLFWFEKDGEVVGLLPLYIQCVGPGPLGIRVARLVGANIPPKVFDPPMHPDFVASCLAMAWGRLQQECDVLSLGPVSEAREGWRRTITAPDEMGSPSPFKAAQAEVHTLFPLLPSYEQYVGALGKNEQKNRRKYELRLLRKEYPVRLVTWTQPGPELERAFERFINLHSRQWRAEGLPGHFGAWPRGAEYNRSLVAAHSTRGRVRIMELWAGEEHIGGQYAFAHGDRWYWELPARAPDERWSRFSLGPTVLMLLIAEAIREGCKWVEGGLGHYEYKLRLGAREYPVWVLRFAKRGAGPTARRLLARMIQGALRVGYHKLWYRRIQPRLSERWKRPQWSLWLHYDY; encoded by the coding sequence GTGTGCTCGGAGTTTGAAGCTTCCCCGTTTGGCCAGGCCGAGTGGGACGCGGCGGTCGAGCGATTGGGCGGCTCCGTCTACATGACGTGGGACTGGTTGCGCACCTGGTGGGCGTTTTATGGCCGGGGGTGCACGCTCCGGCTTTTCTGGTTCGAGAAGGACGGGGAAGTTGTCGGACTGCTGCCGCTTTACATTCAATGCGTGGGCCCCGGGCCCCTGGGCATAAGGGTGGCGCGGCTGGTGGGTGCAAACATTCCGCCCAAGGTGTTTGATCCGCCCATGCATCCCGATTTCGTGGCGTCTTGCCTGGCAATGGCATGGGGACGTCTGCAGCAGGAGTGTGATGTGCTGAGCCTGGGACCGGTGTCCGAAGCACGAGAGGGATGGAGACGTACCATTACGGCACCCGATGAAATGGGGAGCCCATCTCCTTTCAAGGCGGCGCAGGCCGAGGTTCATACGCTGTTCCCGTTGCTGCCGTCCTATGAGCAGTACGTCGGCGCTCTGGGCAAGAATGAGCAGAAGAACCGCAGAAAATACGAGTTGCGGCTGTTGCGAAAGGAATATCCGGTCAGATTGGTCACGTGGACGCAGCCAGGACCGGAGTTGGAGCGTGCATTTGAGCGGTTCATCAACCTGCACTCGCGGCAATGGCGCGCGGAGGGCCTTCCCGGCCACTTTGGCGCGTGGCCACGAGGCGCCGAGTATAATCGCAGCCTCGTGGCTGCTCATTCAACTCGTGGCAGGGTCCGAATCATGGAGCTCTGGGCGGGGGAGGAGCATATTGGCGGACAGTACGCGTTCGCTCACGGCGATCGGTGGTATTGGGAACTGCCCGCCAGAGCGCCGGACGAGCGCTGGAGTCGGTTCAGCCTGGGCCCCACCGTGCTGATGCTGTTGATCGCGGAGGCCATTCGGGAAGGATGCAAATGGGTGGAAGGCGGCCTGGGACACTACGAATACAAGCTGCGTCTCGGTGCCCGGGAATATCCGGTGTGGGTCCTGCGGTTTGCGAAGCGGGGTGCGGGACCGACCGCTCGGCGGCTCCTTGCACGCATGATCCAGGGAGCGCTGCGGGTGGGTTACCATAAGCTGTGGTACAGGCGCATCCAGCCGAGACTGTCAGAACGTTGGAAACGGCCCCAGTGGAGCCTATGGCTGCACTATGACTACTAA
- a CDS encoding glycosyltransferase family 2 protein → MPSTSTALTIIIVNWNGGEKLLRCLRSIRASRTSFPVKVIVVDNNSTDGSRERAAAEFPEYHIVNTGANLGFGRGNNYARPWVDTPLVLFLNPDTELFPDTLEKAVHSLLSRPRVGILGCQMRDPDGTVQELGLQWFPTPGRVFLELMVPGWLRRGLPGRWLCHDPLRSGPVRKLYGGFMLARKEVLDAAGWFDERYFMYAEDVDLSRTVRALGWELFYDAGCAIIHACGGASQNAPSGFSVLMKQRSVEQLIEKYQGRCAARCHRRLVALAAALRLIALRLSGSGQRLENARIRSRLLWDWAWHGREATIPKGPEKQTRQTGFIPADPAIEKTP, encoded by the coding sequence ATGCCCTCGACATCCACCGCCCTGACCATCATCATTGTCAACTGGAACGGAGGGGAAAAGCTTTTGCGGTGCCTTCGCTCCATCCGTGCCAGCCGAACTTCTTTTCCCGTCAAGGTCATCGTGGTGGACAACAACTCGACCGACGGGAGCCGGGAGCGGGCCGCCGCGGAGTTTCCCGAATACCACATCGTAAACACCGGTGCCAACCTCGGGTTCGGGCGCGGAAACAATTATGCTCGCCCCTGGGTGGACACGCCGTTGGTGCTGTTTCTCAACCCGGATACCGAACTCTTCCCGGATACATTGGAGAAGGCCGTCCACTCGCTCCTGAGCCGCCCACGGGTCGGCATTCTGGGATGCCAGATGCGGGATCCGGACGGCACCGTCCAGGAACTGGGCCTGCAGTGGTTTCCGACCCCGGGCCGCGTGTTTCTGGAACTAATGGTGCCCGGCTGGTTGCGCCGCGGCCTGCCCGGTCGGTGGCTCTGCCACGACCCCCTGCGGAGCGGGCCGGTCCGCAAGCTGTACGGTGGGTTCATGCTGGCACGGAAAGAGGTCTTGGACGCCGCCGGTTGGTTCGACGAACGGTATTTCATGTATGCGGAGGACGTGGATCTTTCCCGAACCGTCCGGGCCCTGGGCTGGGAGCTGTTTTATGATGCCGGGTGTGCAATCATCCACGCCTGTGGCGGAGCAAGTCAAAATGCCCCGAGCGGTTTCTCCGTGCTCATGAAGCAACGTTCCGTGGAGCAACTGATTGAAAAATACCAGGGCCGGTGCGCCGCTCGATGCCATCGTCGGCTGGTGGCCCTGGCTGCAGCCCTGCGATTGATCGCACTCCGGCTTTCAGGATCCGGCCAGAGATTGGAAAACGCCCGAATCCGCAGCCGTCTCCTTTGGGATTGGGCGTGGCACGGGCGTGAGGCCACGATCCCGAAGGGCCCGGAGAAACAGACCCGTCAGACCGGGTTCATCCCTGCAGACCCTGCCATCGAGAAGACCCCATGA
- a CDS encoding DUF1565 domain-containing protein has product MTWGATYHVDVRGDDAAEGTEQAPWRTIQRAVQSAQPGDTVLVHSGVYPERITTIRGGSSEEARIRFKAMGTVEMRGFIINHPYVTVEGFDITGHSAAQNLDAYVRVNNGGYGFELLACTIRDGMAIKRDDIEFVPPDRIRSPAGGFLQAGFHPGQTILVMRGSNQAVANAGSFVVAEVTDTELRLTSQTIQAEGPKPVYISGSAQYGLLTGSGTADCRFRSNRLSNLSYRYVFLQGVGHCFEYNVIENNNGWDLLFWTGTNHIVQGNWFRNLGWGVYEPSPDIFDNWPVRYENIWFTNNFVQNVIGVINAQKRNATVSGPLFIRHNVFIDIGWLSLVFPNTIVEHNTFLRVAKRSNVAVQRESHPIIVDAQNYATNVVIQNNLFVDCGQPAGAVSEDQVGWYRFIGSTESAVLGGNFVAGAPPLYAAKSSWPESPDLNGGDPGFRNVDDPLGPDGVPFTADDGLRLRADSRLLGAGVGGATIGAYELPYVESVTLDIVRLNDREVGIRWPRSIWNWTVEWAPNPQGPWSVVARPVEATESGWQVRVPADEPGMWFRLRR; this is encoded by the coding sequence ATGACGTGGGGCGCCACGTATCACGTGGATGTCCGTGGAGACGACGCCGCCGAGGGTACGGAACAGGCTCCCTGGCGAACCATTCAGAGGGCCGTTCAGAGCGCGCAGCCCGGTGATACGGTCCTGGTGCACAGTGGTGTTTACCCCGAGCGGATCACCACCATTCGTGGTGGCAGCTCTGAGGAAGCGAGGATCCGGTTCAAGGCCATGGGAACGGTCGAAATGCGCGGGTTTATCATCAACCATCCTTATGTGACGGTGGAGGGCTTTGACATCACCGGCCATTCGGCCGCGCAGAACCTGGACGCGTACGTACGAGTCAATAATGGCGGCTACGGTTTTGAGCTTCTGGCTTGCACCATTCGCGATGGAATGGCGATCAAACGAGACGACATCGAATTTGTGCCGCCGGACCGCATCCGGAGCCCCGCCGGCGGGTTCCTGCAGGCGGGCTTCCATCCCGGGCAAACGATCCTCGTTATGAGAGGAAGTAATCAGGCAGTTGCGAACGCCGGCAGCTTCGTCGTTGCGGAGGTAACTGATACCGAGCTGCGGCTGACCAGCCAAACGATACAGGCCGAAGGGCCCAAGCCTGTGTACATAAGCGGAAGCGCCCAATACGGACTTTTGACCGGGAGTGGTACGGCTGACTGCAGATTTCGAAGCAACCGTCTGAGCAACCTCAGTTATCGCTATGTATTCCTGCAGGGTGTCGGCCATTGCTTCGAGTATAACGTCATCGAGAATAACAATGGATGGGATTTGCTATTTTGGACAGGCACCAATCACATTGTTCAGGGCAATTGGTTTCGGAACCTCGGTTGGGGGGTCTACGAGCCGTCACCCGACATTTTCGACAATTGGCCCGTGCGTTACGAGAACATCTGGTTTACGAACAATTTTGTTCAGAACGTGATCGGAGTGATCAATGCGCAGAAGCGGAACGCTACGGTCAGTGGGCCGCTTTTTATTCGTCACAACGTATTCATTGATATCGGATGGTTAAGTCTAGTGTTCCCAAACACGATTGTCGAGCACAACACCTTCTTGCGGGTGGCGAAGCGCTCGAATGTGGCTGTCCAACGTGAGAGTCATCCCATCATCGTGGATGCGCAGAACTATGCAACGAATGTCGTGATTCAAAACAACCTGTTTGTGGACTGCGGACAACCTGCTGGAGCTGTCAGCGAGGATCAGGTGGGCTGGTACCGTTTCATTGGCTCCACAGAAAGCGCGGTGCTGGGCGGCAATTTTGTTGCGGGGGCGCCCCCACTGTATGCTGCAAAGTCGAGCTGGCCGGAGTCGCCCGACTTGAACGGAGGCGATCCGGGATTCCGTAACGTGGACGACCCCTTGGGGCCGGATGGAGTTCCGTTCACGGCCGATGACGGTTTGCGGTTGAGAGCTGATTCGAGGCTCCTTGGCGCAGGTGTCGGTGGAGCGACGATTGGAGCCTATGAGCTGCCGTACGTGGAGAGTGTGACTTTGGACATCGTAAGGTTGAACGACCGCGAGGTGGGAATCAGGTGGCCGCGCTCGATCTGGAATTGGACGGTCGAATGGGCACCGAATCCTCAGGGACCCTGGTCGGTAGTGGCCCGGCCGGTGGAAGCCACGGAAAGCGGATGGCAGGTGCGGGTGCCTGCGGATGAGCCCGGGATGTGGTTCCGGCTTCGCCGATGA
- a CDS encoding oligosaccharide flippase family protein, with product MSVRRQAFKGTACVALGEGVGYGASFVRNMILARVLSKADFGMAAVFGMVMSLLELTAKLSIGRFLVRDKEGDDPEFVATGHTLQAMAAAVSAGLIVSASPWLARWFGVPEHAWALMVLAGVVLLRGLQHLDTQRYERHLRFGPSASVEAIPQVAMTLAAWPVAWWLGDYRAVLVLLIGKAVLSLLLSHLLAERPYRWVWHGAYARRMLEFGWPLVLTGFLMFGIMQGDQFLVATFYSLSDLAPYAAAVSLVMAPQFVFGKVFNSVALPLVAREQDDPVAFARRYGQVMAGMLLYAAVSTTALMVGAEALMRLVYGPKYVGAGLVMSWLAAVAGFRALRMGVAVANIAQGDSQSQLLANLGRAVSLGPAFWLAWQGKPLWMVAACGLVGEGLATAVCVWRLWRLHRIPIPLTLRPALMMVMVAAASGMLGYWVADLPAWAGVLATAASSLVAGMLVVLSIPVLRREAVVLWQGLRSAGALTALRRWMDGQPVRAPEACQGPS from the coding sequence ATGTCAGTGCGTCGGCAAGCATTCAAGGGCACGGCCTGCGTGGCACTGGGCGAAGGCGTTGGCTATGGAGCCTCGTTCGTCCGGAACATGATTCTGGCCCGCGTGCTGAGCAAGGCCGACTTCGGAATGGCGGCCGTGTTCGGCATGGTCATGAGCCTTTTGGAGCTGACGGCCAAGCTGAGTATCGGCCGCTTTCTGGTCCGGGACAAGGAAGGGGATGATCCCGAGTTCGTCGCCACGGGACATACATTGCAGGCGATGGCGGCGGCGGTGAGCGCAGGCCTGATTGTATCCGCCTCACCTTGGTTAGCCCGTTGGTTCGGGGTCCCGGAACATGCCTGGGCCCTGATGGTCCTGGCGGGTGTTGTGCTGCTGCGCGGCCTGCAACACCTGGATACGCAGCGATACGAACGGCACCTCAGATTCGGACCTTCGGCTTCCGTGGAGGCGATTCCGCAGGTGGCCATGACTCTGGCTGCCTGGCCGGTGGCCTGGTGGCTGGGTGACTACCGTGCGGTCCTGGTCCTGCTGATCGGCAAGGCCGTCCTCAGCCTGCTGCTGTCGCACCTTCTGGCGGAGCGACCGTACCGATGGGTGTGGCACGGGGCCTACGCGCGCCGAATGTTGGAATTCGGGTGGCCGCTGGTCCTCACGGGGTTCCTGATGTTTGGGATCATGCAGGGGGACCAATTCCTCGTGGCCACGTTCTATTCGCTGTCGGACCTTGCGCCCTATGCCGCCGCGGTCTCGTTGGTCATGGCGCCACAGTTCGTGTTTGGCAAAGTGTTCAACTCCGTGGCGCTGCCCCTGGTGGCGCGGGAGCAGGACGATCCGGTCGCGTTTGCGCGGCGTTATGGTCAGGTTATGGCCGGGATGTTGCTTTACGCGGCGGTGTCCACCACGGCGTTGATGGTGGGCGCAGAGGCCTTGATGCGGCTGGTGTATGGGCCGAAGTATGTTGGCGCCGGTCTGGTGATGAGTTGGCTGGCAGCCGTGGCCGGTTTCCGTGCCCTTCGTATGGGAGTGGCGGTGGCAAACATTGCCCAGGGCGACTCTCAAAGCCAACTGCTTGCCAACCTGGGGCGGGCGGTATCGCTTGGGCCGGCCTTTTGGCTGGCGTGGCAGGGGAAGCCGCTTTGGATGGTGGCGGCCTGCGGGCTGGTCGGTGAGGGGCTGGCTACGGCGGTGTGTGTATGGCGCCTCTGGCGGTTGCATCGGATTCCGATCCCACTCACCCTCCGACCGGCGTTGATGATGGTGATGGTGGCCGCCGCGAGCGGGATGCTGGGATACTGGGTGGCCGACCTTCCTGCGTGGGCGGGCGTGCTTGCCACGGCAGCAAGCTCCTTGGTTGCCGGCATGCTGGTGGTGCTGTCGATACCTGTGTTACGGCGCGAAGCCGTGGTGTTATGGCAAGGATTGCGGAGCGCAGGAGCCCTAACGGCTTTGCGTCGGTGGATGGATGGGCAACCCGTGCGGGCTCCCGAGGCATGTCAGGGACCGTCCTGA
- a CDS encoding acyl-CoA dehydrogenase family protein produces MDFSWNQEQKRLFSEVESFARAELSRDLVEADREGSFNRGGWEAMGRFGLPGLPVPREYGGLGCDPLTTVGCLERLGYACADNGLLFSLHAHLWTVVVPLLTLGTREQKEKWLPRLCRGRGIGGNAMTEPNAGSDAFALQTTAQRQGDGYLLNGHKSFVSNAPVADVLTVYATLDARLGPAGITVFLVETGTAGVSVRPINKMGLRTSPTGEVSFADCWVPADARLGDEGAGAFVFTRSMTWERGCILASAVGAMQRVLEMSVKYARQRRQYGQAIGKYQQIASRLVAMKERLEVARLLLYRTAWLLSEKRPAYLEAALTKKYISEAWVATCEDAIQVHGGLGYRVETGLDRELRDALGSRIYSGTNEIQCNLIASLLGL; encoded by the coding sequence GTGGATTTTAGCTGGAACCAGGAACAAAAGCGTTTGTTTTCAGAGGTGGAGTCCTTCGCCAGGGCCGAGCTTTCGAGGGACTTGGTGGAGGCGGATCGGGAGGGGTCGTTCAATCGGGGTGGCTGGGAGGCGATGGGGCGGTTCGGACTGCCGGGACTCCCGGTGCCCCGGGAATATGGCGGTCTTGGGTGTGATCCCCTGACGACCGTTGGCTGCTTGGAGCGGCTTGGGTACGCCTGCGCTGACAACGGGCTGTTGTTTTCGCTTCATGCGCACCTGTGGACGGTGGTCGTACCCTTGCTCACACTTGGAACACGGGAGCAGAAGGAGAAGTGGTTGCCCCGACTGTGCCGGGGCCGCGGCATTGGGGGCAATGCAATGACCGAGCCGAATGCAGGTTCGGATGCGTTCGCGTTGCAAACCACCGCGCAGAGGCAGGGCGACGGCTACCTGTTGAACGGGCACAAGTCGTTCGTGAGCAACGCCCCCGTGGCGGACGTGCTGACAGTGTACGCCACCCTGGATGCCCGGCTGGGGCCGGCGGGGATCACAGTATTCCTCGTGGAGACCGGGACGGCCGGCGTATCCGTCCGCCCCATCAACAAAATGGGCTTACGCACGTCGCCCACGGGTGAGGTGAGCTTTGCGGATTGCTGGGTTCCAGCGGATGCCCGACTCGGCGACGAAGGGGCGGGAGCGTTTGTCTTTACGCGATCCATGACCTGGGAGCGGGGCTGCATTCTCGCGAGTGCAGTGGGTGCCATGCAGCGGGTTTTGGAAATGTCCGTGAAATATGCCCGCCAGCGGAGACAGTACGGTCAGGCCATCGGCAAGTATCAACAGATCGCTTCCCGTCTGGTTGCCATGAAGGAGCGGCTCGAAGTCGCAAGGCTTTTGCTCTACCGAACTGCCTGGTTGTTGTCGGAAAAAAGGCCGGCCTACCTGGAAGCCGCCCTGACGAAGAAGTACATTAGCGAAGCCTGGGTGGCAACCTGCGAAGATGCCATCCAGGTGCACGGGGGGCTGGGGTACCGCGTCGAAACGGGGCTGGATCGGGAACTGCGCGATGCATTGGGCAGCCGGATCTACTCGGGGACAAACGAAATCCAGTGCAACTTGATCGCCTCGCTGTTGGGGCTTTGA